In the genome of Phosphitispora fastidiosa, one region contains:
- a CDS encoding DUF3006 domain-containing protein, with protein MLLTVEKMEGSWVIIEWGKDTFRIPKFLVPGGVKEGDQIKIAVSLPTDSARLRLDKGRQVITEDPAE; from the coding sequence TTGTTACTTACGGTTGAAAAAATGGAAGGCTCCTGGGTTATTATTGAGTGGGGCAAAGATACCTTTAGAATTCCCAAGTTTCTCGTTCCCGGCGGTGTCAAAGAGGGTGACCAGATTAAGATTGCAGTCAGCCTTCCCACTGATTCAGCACGTCTGAGGCTGGACAAAGGCAGGCAGGTTATCACAGAAGACCCGGCTGAATAA
- a CDS encoding helix-turn-helix domain-containing protein, which produces MRVSYKKLWKLLIDRDMKKKDLQLAVGLSSTTIAKLSNHENVSMDVLIKVCTILGVDFCEIMELVPDQTIERDKS; this is translated from the coding sequence ATGCGAGTAAGTTATAAAAAGCTTTGGAAGCTTCTTATCGACAGAGACATGAAAAAGAAAGATCTGCAGTTGGCAGTAGGGCTAAGCTCAACAACCATTGCCAAACTGTCAAATCATGAAAATGTCAGTATGGATGTTCTGATTAAGGTGTGTACCATTCTTGGCGTAGACTTCTGTGAAATTATGGAGTTGGTGCCGGATCAGACAATCGAAAGAGACAAATCTTAA
- a CDS encoding DUF1016 N-terminal domain-containing protein — protein MGDSLIPNNANAFDEVISIIENARESAFRAVNRELINMYWDIGEYVSRRVSEGGWGKSVVKEFSDFIQSRYVGIKGFSASNIWRMKQFYETYHSNEKLATLLRELTWSHNLQIMSCKTDEEREFYLTLSVRNRHSFRELKRQMDSGLYERTMMSEITNKLITERSEGLTALRDSYVLEFLDLPESHKEKDLL, from the coding sequence ATGGGTGACAGCTTAATCCCGAACAACGCGAATGCTTTTGACGAGGTCATTTCCATCATAGAGAATGCCCGCGAGAGTGCATTCCGAGCCGTCAATCGGGAACTCATCAATATGTACTGGGACATCGGCGAGTATGTGAGCCGCCGAGTTTCTGAAGGTGGTTGGGGCAAGTCTGTCGTCAAGGAGTTTTCTGACTTCATACAGAGTCGCTATGTTGGCATTAAAGGTTTTTCTGCGTCCAATATTTGGCGAATGAAGCAATTTTATGAAACATATCACAGCAATGAAAAACTCGCAACATTGTTGCGAGAATTGACGTGGTCGCACAATCTTCAGATTATGTCGTGCAAAACGGACGAGGAGCGGGAGTTTTATCTCACGCTGTCGGTCAGAAACCGCCACTCTTTCCGCGAGTTGAAGAGGCAGATGGACAGCGGCCTGTATGAGCGCACTATGATGTCGGAAATCACCAACAAGCTGATAACCGAACGGAGTGAAGGTTTGACTGCCCTGCGTGACAGCTATGTCCTTGAATTTTTGGACTTACCCGAAAGCCATAAAGAAAAAGACCTTTTGTAG
- a CDS encoding PDDEXK nuclease domain-containing protein, with translation MAIELKIGEFEPEHLGKMEFYLEALDRDIRKADENPSVGLILCTKKDATVVEYALSRSMSPAMIADYKLHLPDKRILENKLRELTELAESTADEDDE, from the coding sequence GTGGCGATAGAACTGAAAATCGGAGAGTTTGAACCGGAACACCTCGGCAAGATGGAGTTCTACCTTGAGGCTCTCGACCGCGACATCAGGAAAGCCGATGAGAATCCAAGCGTGGGGCTTATCCTTTGTACTAAGAAGGATGCTACGGTAGTCGAGTACGCATTGAGCCGCAGTATGTCGCCCGCCATGATTGCAGATTATAAATTGCATTTACCGGATAAGCGCATACTTGAAAACAAACTGCGTGAGTTGACGGAGCTTGCTGAAAGCACCGCAGATGAAGACGACGAATAA
- a CDS encoding type I restriction enzyme endonuclease domain-containing protein translates to MSSAKDLTVLLYKNGYPPEWDEEVFEKVLEQAENFKKYEREHI, encoded by the coding sequence ATGTCCTCGGCGAAAGACTTGACCGTTCTGCTCTACAAGAATGGATACCCGCCTGAATGGGATGAGGAAGTGTTCGAGAAAGTTCTGGAGCAGGCGGAAAATTTCAAGAAGTACGAACGGGAGCATATATGA
- a CDS encoding ABC transporter ATP-binding protein, producing MKLIEARGLTKEFRIFSRSEGVMGAFRDLFHRKYRVLRAVDEIDFAVDRGEMVGYIGANGAGKSTTIKMLTGILVPTAGTVNVNGYVPHKQRESYTKGIGVVFGQRSQLWWDIAVIESFKLLRRIYDVPKSDFNRRLEQFDDILGLSSFLNLPVRKLSLGQRMRCDLAAALLHNPAILFLDEPTIGLDVLAKSKIREFLKEINNEFKTTVILTTHDLGDIEALCPRVAIIDQGKMLYDGSVDNLFSQWGQDKLEDIVKRIYMGQKPEPGLTGGGGSLV from the coding sequence ATGAAACTTATTGAGGCCAGGGGATTGACTAAGGAATTCAGGATATTCAGCAGAAGTGAAGGTGTCATGGGTGCCTTCCGGGACCTGTTTCACCGTAAATACCGGGTACTCCGGGCTGTAGATGAAATTGATTTTGCCGTTGACCGGGGGGAGATGGTGGGATATATCGGGGCCAATGGCGCCGGAAAATCAACTACCATAAAGATGCTCACCGGGATACTGGTGCCTACTGCGGGCACTGTCAACGTTAACGGGTACGTTCCCCATAAGCAAAGGGAGTCATACACCAAGGGCATCGGGGTGGTTTTCGGACAGCGCAGCCAGCTTTGGTGGGATATTGCTGTTATCGAATCTTTTAAACTGCTGCGGCGGATATATGATGTGCCCAAATCGGATTTTAACCGCAGACTGGAGCAGTTTGACGATATCCTGGGCTTAAGCAGTTTTCTCAATCTTCCTGTCAGAAAACTCAGTCTGGGTCAGCGGATGAGGTGTGACCTGGCAGCAGCCCTGCTGCACAACCCGGCTATTTTGTTTCTGGATGAACCCACCATTGGTTTGGATGTACTGGCTAAATCAAAAATCAGGGAATTCCTGAAGGAAATAAACAATGAGTTTAAGACGACAGTTATCCTTACTACCCATGACCTGGGGGATATTGAGGCCCTATGTCCGAGGGTGGCTATCATTGATCAGGGGAAAATGCTTTATGATGGCTCGGTTGATAACCTTTTTTCCCAGTGGGGCCAGGATAAGCTGGAAGACATCGTGAAGAGGATCTACATGGGGCAAAAACCGGAACCGGGCTTAACGGGGGGAGGCGGCAGCCTTGTTTAA
- a CDS encoding ABC transporter permease, whose protein sequence is MFNRLLLYLELVRMEFVNNLAYRSFYFTGILNYSIQIGAYFFLWDAVYAGSRVIGGLDREAMITYVIIAWVVRSFYFSNLDRRVGTDIRDGKIALELIRPYSYQMVKYARSFGEAAFRMFFFALPAGAAIYLIRPFTLPTGWDSVAMFLAAVLGAFIINAQISMIAGFAVFFTKSPTGVYKAKRVIMDLLSGLLLPISFYPGWAREIIQLLPFQTVSYLPNMIYLGKIRGAAALEVLLLQVFWIAVLGFLAHLFWRFAVKHVVIQGG, encoded by the coding sequence TTGTTTAACCGCCTGCTGCTTTATCTTGAACTGGTCCGAATGGAGTTTGTCAACAACCTTGCCTACAGGTCGTTTTACTTCACCGGAATCCTTAATTATTCTATCCAGATAGGGGCATACTTTTTTCTATGGGATGCTGTGTATGCGGGAAGCAGGGTTATCGGAGGTCTTGACAGGGAGGCTATGATAACATATGTTATTATTGCCTGGGTAGTGCGCTCATTTTACTTCAGCAATCTGGACCGCAGGGTGGGTACAGATATCAGGGATGGTAAAATCGCCCTGGAGCTTATCAGGCCTTACAGCTACCAGATGGTCAAATATGCCAGATCCTTTGGTGAAGCGGCATTCAGGATGTTCTTCTTTGCGCTTCCGGCCGGCGCTGCTATTTATCTGATCAGGCCTTTTACTCTTCCAACCGGATGGGACAGTGTGGCCATGTTTCTGGCGGCTGTTCTGGGAGCCTTTATAATCAATGCCCAAATTAGTATGATTGCGGGGTTTGCAGTTTTTTTTACCAAAAGCCCCACCGGGGTATATAAGGCCAAACGCGTTATCATGGACCTCTTGTCAGGACTTTTACTGCCAATCAGTTTTTATCCCGGCTGGGCCAGGGAAATTATTCAACTGCTGCCCTTCCAGACGGTAAGCTATCTGCCTAACATGATTTATCTCGGTAAAATCAGGGGTGCGGCTGCCCTTGAGGTTCTGCTCCTGCAGGTATTCTGGATAGCTGTGCTTGGCTTTCTGGCCCACCTGTTCTGGCGTTTTGCTGTAAAACATGTCGTTATCCAGGGAGGTTGA
- a CDS encoding ABC transporter permease, giving the protein MHQYRPSGPAARYLTIFLHYLAQYTKIKMAYRWDFFIHIFTEFLQQSVSLIFILIIFSKVPAIQGWTRDQVLFIYGFFLVPFGIYSGFFNHLFDVPEKYVLQGEFDRILLRPINAWYQVVVETMKPELLVSMIVGIIIMIYTGSNMNLVPVWWDIPLAVILVIGAALVYAGVYTFLASLGFWSEGNLGLMPMVYNLSQYGRYPMTIYRGPVRFMLTWILPFAFVGFYPATILMHRYEYMGYALLTPVVGIVCFVIAYLVWTAGIKRYRGTGS; this is encoded by the coding sequence ATGCATCAGTACCGCCCATCAGGACCGGCGGCCAGGTATCTGACAATATTTCTGCATTATCTGGCCCAGTATACAAAAATAAAAATGGCCTATAGGTGGGATTTCTTTATACATATATTTACTGAGTTCCTGCAGCAGTCGGTAAGCCTGATTTTCATCCTGATAATATTTTCCAAGGTTCCAGCCATTCAGGGCTGGACCAGGGACCAGGTATTGTTCATCTATGGCTTCTTCCTGGTTCCCTTTGGCATTTACAGCGGCTTTTTTAACCACCTTTTTGACGTGCCGGAAAAGTATGTCCTCCAGGGAGAGTTTGACCGGATACTTCTAAGGCCGATAAATGCCTGGTATCAGGTGGTTGTCGAGACTATGAAGCCTGAGCTGCTGGTAAGTATGATAGTTGGTATCATTATAATGATATATACCGGGAGCAACATGAACCTTGTTCCCGTATGGTGGGATATACCCCTGGCGGTGATACTGGTTATTGGGGCGGCCCTGGTTTATGCGGGGGTTTATACCTTCCTGGCCAGTCTGGGGTTCTGGAGTGAAGGGAACCTTGGTCTGATGCCAATGGTTTACAACCTGTCTCAATACGGCAGGTATCCGATGACCATTTACCGCGGACCGGTGCGGTTTATGCTGACCTGGATACTTCCTTTTGCCTTTGTCGGTTTTTACCCGGCAACCATATTAATGCACAGATATGAGTATATGGGATATGCACTGCTGACCCCGGTTGTCGGGATTGTCTGCTTTGTTATTGCCTACCTGGTCTGGACAGCCGGAATCAAGAGGTATCGGGGGACAGGCAGCTGA
- a CDS encoding DMT family transporter yields the protein MIEAKYGNDLMEGGEKTLTLVFYILIAAAVGTAASTQVILNSNLNKTANLSLTVLVVNTIAMVSSLVIYLLFSRQSLTVLRDAEWYAFLGGVLGLVIVMGSTFLIPKLGVSITTSIIIMAQLSFAMIADHYGLAGVRHIPVEPVRIAALMLMGSGVYLFFK from the coding sequence ATGATTGAAGCAAAATATGGCAATGATCTTATGGAAGGTGGGGAGAAGACTTTGACCCTGGTATTTTACATTCTGATTGCTGCAGCCGTGGGAACTGCTGCCAGCACACAGGTAATTCTCAACAGCAATCTCAATAAAACCGCAAACCTGTCCCTGACTGTCCTGGTAGTAAATACTATAGCTATGGTTAGTTCCCTGGTTATTTATCTCCTTTTCAGCAGGCAGAGTCTGACAGTCCTCAGGGATGCCGAATGGTATGCCTTCCTGGGCGGGGTGCTGGGTCTGGTGATTGTTATGGGAAGTACCTTCCTGATTCCCAAACTGGGTGTTTCGATTACTACCAGTATTATTATTATGGCCCAGCTGAGTTTTGCCATGATTGCTGACCACTACGGACTGGCAGGGGTGCGGCATATCCCCGTTGAACCTGTCAGGATAGCTGCTCTGATGTTGATGGGATCCGGTGTATACCTGTTTTTTAAATAA
- a CDS encoding DUF2157 domain-containing protein: MPKAGRKMPGQWLKWLEGEVALWKNEGIIDDTQARNIMRRYPQTGEETARGSRLITLLSVMGALLLGVGVILFFAANWQVMPKWLKVGIVLGSILLAYGTGYWLAFEKGNYPRVGRALIFLGTVLYGSGIWLIAQIFHINAHYPNGVLFWVLGIIPVVLVCRSLSVLVEASLLLTLWTLLEQTGFQHSNLLYLPVFILVMVVAYKVESQLAVGITLPGLAVWLGIAGILSMRETEAFFFTLFLTAMLGILIYITGNVHGIRDELVHMKLPYQLTGLPVFFISLYLLSFRVLADASDNIFQEGISYPPFFLAALLTIIAGIAAGGIYVHTKSRHNKRIIRENIFLIMAAALLPVIMVFAGMIGEGVFVAAVNILLFACIIAVVVIGYSNREPEWINIGIVFFVLDVIARYFDFFWDMLPKSLFFMAGGALLLIGGTLLERNRRKVIQGMKVNSYEA; this comes from the coding sequence ATGCCAAAAGCCGGAAGGAAAATGCCCGGACAGTGGTTGAAGTGGCTTGAGGGTGAAGTCGCTCTCTGGAAAAATGAAGGAATAATTGATGATACCCAGGCCCGCAATATTATGCGCAGATACCCACAGACCGGTGAAGAGACGGCTCGCGGCAGTAGGCTGATAACTCTTCTGTCAGTGATGGGGGCGCTGCTGCTGGGGGTGGGGGTGATCCTCTTCTTTGCCGCCAACTGGCAGGTGATGCCCAAATGGCTCAAGGTGGGGATTGTCTTGGGTAGTATCCTGCTTGCATATGGAACGGGATATTGGCTTGCTTTTGAAAAAGGAAATTACCCTCGTGTGGGCAGGGCGCTTATTTTTCTGGGAACCGTACTCTATGGGTCCGGGATATGGCTGATAGCCCAGATATTTCATATTAATGCCCACTATCCCAATGGGGTGCTATTCTGGGTGCTGGGAATAATTCCTGTCGTCCTGGTATGCCGTTCCCTGTCAGTCCTGGTGGAGGCATCGCTGCTGCTGACTTTGTGGACATTACTCGAACAGACCGGGTTTCAGCACAGCAACCTGTTATATCTGCCTGTCTTTATCCTGGTCATGGTGGTTGCCTACAAAGTGGAGTCCCAGCTTGCTGTAGGGATTACCCTCCCGGGACTGGCGGTATGGCTTGGAATAGCAGGCATCCTGTCCATGAGGGAGACGGAAGCATTTTTTTTCACACTGTTCCTGACCGCTATGCTGGGAATTTTGATCTACATAACCGGTAATGTACATGGAATCCGGGATGAACTTGTCCACATGAAGCTTCCTTATCAGCTCACTGGTCTTCCGGTTTTCTTTATTTCATTGTACCTTCTCAGTTTCCGGGTCCTGGCAGACGCCTCTGACAATATTTTTCAGGAGGGCATTTCCTACCCGCCATTTTTCCTGGCAGCGCTGCTGACTATTATTGCCGGTATTGCTGCCGGCGGGATATATGTGCATACCAAAAGCCGCCACAACAAGAGGATTATCAGAGAAAACATTTTTTTGATTATGGCCGCGGCGCTGCTGCCGGTGATTATGGTTTTTGCAGGGATGATAGGTGAAGGCGTCTTTGTGGCAGCAGTTAATATCCTGTTGTTTGCCTGTATCATTGCTGTTGTTGTGATTGGTTACTCCAACCGGGAACCGGAATGGATTAATATTGGGATAGTATTTTTTGTCCTTGATGTGATTGCCAGGTATTTTGACTTCTTTTGGGATATGCTGCCCAAATCTCTGTTTTTTATGGCCGGCGGGGCGCTGTTGCTCATCGGGGGGACTCTCCTGGAACGCAACAGGAGAAAAGTTATTCAGGGAATGAAGGTGAATAGCTATGAAGCATAG
- a CDS encoding GDYXXLXY domain-containing protein — protein sequence MKHRKKFVCAVVLQIAILLVMMGMKWSTAAFGTKILLKTAPVDPWDMFRGDYVVLSYEISQLDLSQVPVDKNDFHQNETVYVQLKKQGKYWTAASISHRRPNDGSLAIKGKVRLHMEPQDTQKLEGSQENKELLVLDYGIESFFVPQHRGKEIEQERRSMEVEASVDRWGNSALVRLLIDGQEVEFQ from the coding sequence ATGAAGCATAGGAAAAAGTTTGTTTGTGCGGTTGTTCTCCAAATTGCGATATTACTGGTAATGATGGGGATGAAATGGTCGACCGCGGCGTTTGGGACTAAAATACTCCTCAAAACTGCTCCTGTTGATCCATGGGATATGTTCCGTGGGGACTATGTGGTCCTGAGTTATGAGATTTCCCAGTTGGACCTGTCTCAGGTCCCTGTTGATAAAAATGATTTTCATCAAAATGAGACTGTCTATGTACAGTTAAAAAAGCAGGGTAAATACTGGACTGCTGCGTCTATTTCCCACCGGAGACCGAATGACGGCAGTCTGGCGATTAAGGGTAAGGTTCGGTTGCATATGGAGCCACAGGATACCCAGAAACTCGAAGGCAGCCAGGAAAACAAGGAACTCCTGGTACTTGATTACGGAATCGAAAGCTTTTTTGTCCCCCAGCACCGGGGCAAGGAAATAGAACAGGAACGCCGGTCAATGGAGGTGGAAGCCAGTGTTGACCGCTGGGGGAACTCAGCGCTGGTGAGGCTGCTGATAGACGGGCAGGAAGTTGAATTCCAGTAG
- a CDS encoding class II aldolase/adducin family protein — MEKLRQIVVDAGKEMLKRSLTVATWGNISVRDPESEYIVITPSGMDYEACVPDDMVVFDKDGRVVAGERRPSIEKDLHIRIYQHRPDVNAIIHTHPVYSTVFAVTRQGIPAITEEFAQVVGYTVKCAEYAMPGTKELAENAVRALGQERAVLLASHGAVCVGPDMETAFKISDVLEKTAQILILSRTIGTPRIISKQDVKVMQDFLKTGYGQR; from the coding sequence GTGGAAAAGTTGAGGCAGATTGTCGTGGATGCCGGTAAGGAAATGCTCAAAAGGAGCCTTACTGTGGCTACCTGGGGTAACATTAGCGTAAGGGATCCGGAGAGTGAATACATTGTGATAACTCCAAGCGGGATGGATTATGAAGCCTGTGTTCCTGATGATATGGTGGTGTTTGATAAAGATGGCAGAGTGGTGGCCGGTGAACGCAGGCCTTCTATTGAAAAAGACCTGCATATAAGGATTTATCAGCACCGTCCTGATGTAAATGCCATTATACATACTCATCCCGTTTATTCTACGGTATTTGCCGTAACCAGGCAGGGTATTCCGGCGATAACCGAGGAGTTTGCCCAGGTTGTAGGATATACTGTGAAGTGTGCTGAGTATGCCATGCCCGGGACAAAGGAACTGGCAGAAAATGCCGTCAGGGCGTTGGGTCAGGAAAGGGCTGTACTTCTGGCCAGCCATGGCGCTGTTTGTGTCGGGCCTGATATGGAGACGGCTTTTAAGATATCTGATGTCCTGGAAAAGACTGCTCAAATACTCATCCTAAGCAGAACTATCGGTACACCCAGGATTATCTCTAAACAGGATGTCAAGGTGATGCAGGACTTCTTAAAGACCGGGTACGGGCAGCGTTAA
- a CDS encoding LysM peptidoglycan-binding domain-containing protein, whose product MTAKKIMLRVILLVTTVTLSLFLSAFPAAAAVNPESNYYRVQPGDSLWLIGLKYHTTPGALMAINNLTSTEIYPGQQLRITGAADSPGDVPEAVRYTVQPGDSLYLIGLKFGTNAAAIIQANGLESTEIYPGQLLAIPGQLQRQHIVKAGDTLYLIAKRYGTSIDALVRVNSLKTTELWPGQALLLPGSETGTTQPDTDNGGGSDGGTAPVPVGGQWGPVPEGVSLYHVRSGETLWELAQRYKTTQAAIMTTNHLHTDLLQVNQPLFIPANSQSPVNIPYPEAVQKAGYGMLYDWEYVSWILDTKNTAVLKDLVTGKSFKARRLGGSNHADMEPLTAADTRIMKEIFGGSWNWNRRAVLVYVDGKVIAGSMAGMPHDIQTISDNDFPGHFDLHFLNSRKHSTNSIDPEHQAMVQKAAGN is encoded by the coding sequence ATGACTGCTAAAAAAATTATGCTCCGCGTTATCCTTCTTGTTACCACTGTTACCCTATCCCTGTTTCTGTCGGCATTTCCGGCAGCGGCAGCGGTAAACCCGGAAAGTAATTATTACCGGGTTCAGCCGGGAGATTCACTGTGGCTGATTGGATTAAAGTATCACACAACCCCCGGAGCCCTCATGGCAATCAATAATCTGACTTCGACCGAGATATATCCGGGCCAGCAGTTGAGGATTACCGGCGCTGCAGACTCTCCCGGTGACGTTCCGGAAGCCGTCCGGTATACTGTACAGCCCGGTGACAGCCTTTATCTCATCGGACTGAAGTTTGGCACAAATGCCGCTGCCATAATTCAGGCCAATGGGCTTGAATCAACTGAGATCTATCCCGGCCAACTCCTGGCCATACCCGGACAGCTGCAAAGGCAGCATATTGTCAAAGCCGGAGATACCCTATATCTGATTGCCAAAAGGTATGGTACATCCATTGATGCCCTGGTGAGGGTAAACAGCTTGAAAACCACGGAGTTATGGCCCGGACAGGCTCTCCTGCTTCCTGGCAGTGAAACCGGGACTACACAGCCGGATACGGATAATGGGGGCGGCAGCGATGGCGGCACAGCGCCTGTACCGGTTGGCGGGCAGTGGGGTCCTGTTCCTGAAGGTGTGAGTCTTTACCATGTAAGGTCAGGTGAAACCCTCTGGGAACTGGCACAGCGGTATAAGACCACTCAGGCCGCTATTATGACAACAAACCACTTACATACAGATCTCCTCCAGGTAAACCAGCCTTTATTTATTCCTGCCAACAGCCAGAGTCCGGTTAATATCCCATATCCGGAAGCGGTGCAAAAAGCGGGTTATGGCATGCTTTATGACTGGGAGTATGTGTCATGGATATTGGATACAAAAAATACTGCGGTTTTAAAAGACCTGGTAACGGGAAAAAGCTTTAAGGCCAGGCGCCTTGGCGGTTCAAACCATGCTGATATGGAGCCCCTGACTGCAGCAGATACGCGCATTATGAAGGAGATTTTCGGGGGTTCTTGGAACTGGAACCGGCGGGCAGTGCTGGTTTATGTAGACGGAAAGGTAATCGCCGGGTCAATGGCAGGGATGCCCCACGACATTCAGACCATATCTGACAACGATTTTCCGGGACATTTTGACCTGCACTTTCTGAACAGCAGGAAACACAGTACCAATAGTATTGACCCGGAACACCAGGCAATGGTGCAAAAGGCGGCGGGAAATTAG
- a CDS encoding DMT family transporter yields MAKNRALPFAAITFVMIVWGLSFLSIKVSVAVLGPMTLALSRFVIASVMLLFILKIKEPDAKLNRVDLPRMAFSGIIGITLYFFFENNGVRLSTASTASIIIATIPVLAVLADFIFCGNRITWPKALGVVLSFLGIYLIFRDRGELSFASEYFLGNLSMLGAAAAWVAYNLLTRPMAKRYSNLAITTYQTLFGTLAIVPFVFFESNKWASVNWVVAGNVLFLGVFCSAIGYYFYVYAMGEIGVGMASLFINLIPVVTVIASYFIIGEKITHTQLAGGGLVVFAVYLTDIGTWFKKGFRVILAGINRNAA; encoded by the coding sequence ATGGCAAAGAACAGAGCGCTGCCTTTTGCGGCAATCACTTTTGTAATGATTGTTTGGGGCCTGTCTTTTCTCAGTATCAAGGTGTCGGTGGCTGTCCTTGGTCCTATGACCCTGGCCCTGAGCAGGTTTGTAATAGCCTCAGTAATGCTTTTGTTTATTCTGAAAATCAAGGAGCCGGATGCGAAACTTAACCGGGTGGACCTTCCCCGGATGGCCTTTTCCGGGATAATTGGGATTACCCTGTATTTTTTCTTTGAGAACAACGGTGTAAGACTTTCTACTGCTTCCACCGCTTCTATAATAATAGCCACAATACCGGTGCTGGCGGTGCTGGCAGACTTTATTTTCTGCGGTAACAGGATCACCTGGCCAAAGGCCCTGGGAGTGGTACTGTCTTTTTTGGGGATCTACCTGATATTCAGGGACCGGGGAGAGTTAAGTTTTGCATCTGAATACTTTCTAGGCAACCTTTCCATGCTGGGGGCCGCGGCTGCCTGGGTGGCCTACAACCTGTTGACCCGGCCTATGGCAAAACGCTACTCGAATCTTGCTATAACTACATACCAGACACTGTTCGGGACCCTTGCCATTGTTCCCTTTGTTTTTTTTGAATCAAACAAATGGGCTTCGGTTAACTGGGTTGTTGCCGGTAATGTCCTGTTCCTCGGGGTATTCTGTTCAGCCATTGGCTATTATTTTTATGTGTATGCCATGGGGGAAATCGGAGTAGGCATGGCATCCCTTTTTATCAACCTGATTCCGGTGGTGACCGTAATTGCCAGTTACTTTATTATTGGCGAAAAAATAACCCACACCCAGCTTGCGGGCGGAGGCCTTGTTGTATTTGCTGTTTATCTGACTGATATTGGAACATGGTTTAAAAAGGGGTTCCGGGTTATTCTTGCCGGTATCAATAGAAATGCTGCGTAA
- a CDS encoding DMT family transporter, with product MGSRKVQIMADLALVFVALVWGATFVSVKEAIKHIEPFYFLAIRFAIAAVIMLVVSNRRLLRLTLPALFKGILIGLFLFAGYAFQTFGLKYTTASNAGFITGLTVVLVPVFYTLLTKKAPGMISLFGILCAAAGLGLLTINENLRFNYGDILVLFCAVSYALHILVVGKFSPDNDSFILATVQIATVAVASFIAALFKETTPTLGNFNTQVWSAILITAVFATALAFFLQTWTQKYTSPSHTAVIFTMEPVFAALFAYLIGGESFTPRQGLGAVFILTGMLASELGSQRENKKAIIEDTVNV from the coding sequence ATGGGAAGCAGAAAAGTACAAATAATGGCAGACCTGGCCCTTGTCTTTGTCGCCCTTGTCTGGGGGGCCACTTTTGTTTCCGTTAAAGAAGCGATCAAACACATCGAACCTTTCTATTTTCTGGCAATAAGGTTTGCCATAGCTGCCGTGATCATGCTTGTCGTTTCCAACAGACGTCTTCTCAGACTGACTCTGCCCGCGTTGTTTAAGGGGATTCTAATAGGGCTTTTTCTCTTTGCCGGCTATGCCTTTCAGACCTTTGGCCTGAAGTATACCACGGCATCCAATGCAGGATTTATCACCGGGCTCACAGTAGTACTGGTCCCCGTTTTTTACACCCTGCTCACTAAAAAAGCCCCCGGTATGATATCACTGTTTGGCATATTATGTGCAGCTGCCGGTCTGGGGCTGTTAACAATAAATGAAAACCTGCGGTTTAACTATGGTGACATTCTTGTCCTTTTCTGTGCCGTTTCATATGCCCTGCATATCCTGGTGGTGGGCAAATTTTCTCCTGACAATGACTCTTTTATCCTGGCAACGGTACAAATAGCCACTGTTGCCGTCGCCAGCTTCATTGCCGCGTTATTTAAAGAAACCACCCCGACCCTGGGGAACTTTAACACCCAGGTATGGAGCGCTATCCTGATTACAGCGGTTTTTGCCACTGCACTGGCCTTTTTTCTGCAGACCTGGACTCAGAAATATACCTCCCCTTCTCATACGGCGGTAATCTTTACCATGGAACCTGTATTTGCCGCTTTATTTGCTTATCTTATCGGCGGGGAATCATTTACTCCCAGACAGGGGCTGGGAGCCGTATTTATCCTGACAGGAATGTTGGCATCAGAGTTGGGCAGCCAGAGGGAAAATAAAAAAGCTATCATTGAAGATACAGTCAACGTCTGA